The proteins below come from a single Nitrosospira sp. Is2 genomic window:
- the metE gene encoding 5-methyltetrahydropteroyltriglutamate--homocysteine S-methyltransferase: MALTHNLGFPRIGARRELKQALEAYWRADISDEKLNATAAELRQRHWTLQRDLGIDLIPAGDFALYDQMLNMTALLGAVPARFNAQQDEIGLELYFAMARGTATQPAMEMTKWFDTNYHYIVPEFDADTRFRVASPQLFKEVAEAQALGISPKAVLIGPLTYLYLGKESTPGFSRLDLLPQLLPVYRDILGQLASLGVEWVQIDEPLLALDLGEEWLRGLDQAYTALAEPRLTKLLLTTYFEAVDKHANRLKELPVDGLHIDLCRAPDQLETFLDHYPVGKVLSLGIVDGRNIWRSDLARSFSMLSRVQAILGERLWIAPSCSLQHCPVDLELETRLDGEIKNWLAFAVQKLHEVSALGRGVTHGESAISEILSASTEASRVRAQSERIHNPVVQERLRSLTRKENERASPFPVRQSRQRQRFKLPLLPTTTIGSFPQTAEIRQARAAFKKGELGNLQYLQAMRDEIALAIRKQEEIGLDVLVHGEAERNDMVEYFGEQLWGYVFTENGWVQSYGSRCVKPPILYGDIYRPEPMTVDWIQYAQSLTPRPVKGMLTGPVTMLMWSFVRDDQPRADTALQLALAIRDEVADLERAGIGIIQIDEPAFREGLPLKKPDWDEYLQWAVRAFRVASSSVRDDTQIHTHMCYSEFHDILPAIAEMDADVITIETSRSRMELLNAFGQFKYPNEIGPGVYDIHSPRIPRTEEILELLEKACKVIDPSQLWVNPDCGLKTRGWVETEAALQRMVEAARLLRTLNLPKISVN, translated from the coding sequence ATGGCACTGACACATAACCTGGGTTTTCCGCGAATCGGCGCCCGGCGTGAGTTGAAACAAGCGCTTGAAGCCTATTGGCGCGCGGATATTAGCGACGAAAAGCTTAATGCCACAGCGGCCGAGTTACGGCAGAGGCATTGGACTCTGCAGCGAGACCTCGGCATCGACCTGATTCCGGCTGGAGATTTCGCACTGTACGACCAGATGTTGAACATGACAGCACTGCTCGGCGCGGTCCCCGCAAGGTTTAACGCGCAGCAGGACGAAATCGGGCTGGAATTGTATTTTGCCATGGCGCGCGGAACCGCGACTCAGCCAGCCATGGAGATGACCAAGTGGTTCGATACCAATTATCACTACATCGTGCCGGAATTCGATGCGGACACTCGATTCCGTGTTGCGTCGCCGCAGCTCTTCAAAGAAGTGGCTGAGGCACAGGCGCTCGGCATTTCTCCGAAAGCAGTGCTGATCGGCCCGTTGACATATTTGTACCTAGGCAAGGAGAGCACGCCGGGTTTCAGTCGCCTGGATTTGTTACCGCAACTGTTGCCGGTCTATCGCGACATTCTCGGCCAGCTTGCATCACTTGGCGTGGAATGGGTGCAGATTGACGAGCCGCTGCTAGCGCTCGATTTGGGAGAGGAATGGCTGCGCGGTCTGGACCAGGCCTATACCGCCCTGGCCGAGCCCAGGCTGACCAAGCTGCTGTTAACCACTTATTTCGAAGCAGTGGACAAGCATGCCAACCGCCTCAAGGAATTGCCGGTGGACGGCTTGCATATCGATTTGTGCCGTGCGCCCGACCAGCTTGAAACTTTTCTCGACCACTACCCTGTCGGGAAAGTGCTCTCACTGGGCATCGTAGATGGACGCAACATATGGCGTTCTGATCTCGCCCGGTCATTCTCGATGTTGTCACGTGTTCAAGCTATCCTTGGCGAAAGGTTATGGATTGCGCCGAGTTGCTCTCTCCAGCATTGCCCGGTTGATCTCGAGCTGGAGACGAGGCTGGATGGGGAGATCAAGAACTGGCTGGCATTCGCGGTGCAGAAGCTGCATGAGGTATCGGCCCTCGGACGCGGCGTGACCCATGGAGAAAGCGCAATATCAGAAATCCTGAGTGCTTCTACCGAGGCAAGTCGGGTACGTGCACAATCAGAACGCATTCACAATCCGGTGGTGCAGGAGCGTTTGCGAAGCTTGACGCGGAAAGAAAACGAACGCGCCAGCCCATTCCCGGTTCGGCAGTCGCGTCAACGGCAGCGCTTTAAACTCCCGCTGTTGCCCACCACAACCATAGGCTCGTTTCCGCAAACGGCCGAAATACGGCAGGCGCGCGCTGCCTTCAAAAAAGGCGAGCTTGGCAATTTGCAGTATCTCCAGGCGATGCGTGACGAGATAGCGCTGGCAATAAGAAAGCAGGAAGAAATCGGCCTGGATGTTCTCGTGCATGGAGAGGCCGAGCGCAACGACATGGTGGAATATTTCGGCGAGCAGTTGTGGGGTTATGTTTTTACCGAGAACGGATGGGTGCAGAGTTACGGTTCGCGCTGCGTGAAGCCGCCTATTCTCTACGGGGATATCTACCGTCCCGAGCCGATGACGGTTGACTGGATTCAATACGCGCAAAGCCTGACACCCCGACCGGTCAAAGGCATGTTGACCGGTCCTGTAACGATGCTGATGTGGTCCTTCGTGCGTGATGATCAGCCTCGTGCCGATACTGCGCTCCAGCTGGCGCTTGCCATCCGTGACGAGGTTGCGGATCTGGAGCGAGCCGGCATCGGAATAATCCAGATTGACGAGCCGGCATTTCGCGAGGGCCTGCCGCTAAAAAAACCGGACTGGGATGAGTACTTGCAGTGGGCAGTGCGAGCATTCCGCGTCGCCAGCTCGAGTGTAAGGGACGACACGCAGATACATACCCATATGTGCTACTCCGAGTTCCACGATATCCTGCCCGCCATTGCAGAGATGGATGCCGACGTCATTACAATCGAGACCTCGCGCTCACGCATGGAGTTGCTTAACGCATTCGGTCAGTTCAAGTATCCCAACGAGATCGGACCCGGTGTGTATGACATTCATTCGCCGCGGATTCCCCGGACGGAAGAAATCCTGGAACTGCTGGAAAAGGCGTGTAAAGTGATCGACCCGTCGCAGTTATGGGTTAACCCCGATTGCGGTTTGAAGACGAGAGGCTGGGTGGAAACAGAGGCTGCCCTGCAGCGAATGGTTGAAGCGGCGCGACTGTTGCGTACGCTTAATCTTCCGAAAATTTCAGTGAATTAA
- a CDS encoding LysR family transcriptional regulator, with protein sequence MSVSTLELRHLRTLSALHETGSVSSAAKRVHLTQSALSHQIKALQDHYGLPIVRRQGQSVELTDAGKQLVALAGKVLEEIRATERSLAKLSQQASGSLRIALECHTCFDWLMPLMDVFRQNWPDVELDLVSGFHSDPVKLLEEGGADVVIGSEHKRKRGVVHHPLFRFEILAVLAPDHPLRGKRILQAPDFADLTLITYPVPEDRIDLILNVLKPAGIHPQRRTAELTVAILQLVASRRGIAALPSWGIQNYVDHDYVIARRIGAHGLWSDLYASTLTETASRPYLRDFLATARNTCFATLEGIFPLD encoded by the coding sequence ATGTCAGTCTCCACGCTTGAACTACGGCATCTTCGTACACTCTCGGCACTTCATGAAACCGGGAGCGTGTCGAGCGCGGCAAAACGCGTACACCTGACCCAGTCAGCGTTATCGCATCAGATCAAAGCATTGCAGGACCACTATGGGCTACCGATCGTGCGGCGCCAGGGACAATCCGTCGAGCTCACCGATGCCGGAAAACAGCTGGTTGCGTTGGCTGGTAAAGTACTGGAAGAAATCCGGGCGACCGAACGCAGTCTTGCCAAACTGTCCCAGCAGGCATCGGGAAGCCTGCGCATAGCGCTGGAATGCCACACTTGTTTCGATTGGCTGATGCCGCTGATGGATGTGTTCCGCCAGAACTGGCCGGATGTGGAACTCGATCTCGTCTCCGGCTTCCACAGCGACCCCGTCAAACTCCTGGAGGAAGGAGGGGCGGACGTCGTAATAGGATCGGAACACAAGCGGAAACGGGGCGTGGTACACCACCCCTTGTTCCGTTTCGAGATTCTTGCAGTGCTTGCGCCGGACCATCCCCTACGCGGGAAACGAATATTACAGGCTCCTGATTTTGCCGACCTGACACTCATTACCTACCCGGTTCCGGAAGACCGTATCGATCTGATCCTCAACGTACTGAAACCCGCCGGCATCCATCCTCAGCGACGCACTGCAGAACTGACCGTCGCCATCCTCCAGCTTGTAGCCAGCCGCCGCGGGATTGCAGCACTGCCCAGTTGGGGAATACAGAATTACGTCGATCATGACTACGTGATTGCCCGCCGCATCGGCGCGCACGGACTGTGGAGCGACCTATACGCATCGACCCTTACCGAAACTGCTTCCCGCCCTTATCTCCGAGATTTTCTGGCTACTGCAAGGAACACGTGTTTCGCCACGCTGGAAGGAATCTTCCCGTTGGACTAA
- a CDS encoding CADD family putative folate metabolism protein, with protein sequence MTNNVSLKHKIDSIITAKHLLKHPFYVAWTEGKLTKEQLRGYAEQYFHNVLAEPTYLSAVHFNTPHFHSETNSGDISVRQEVLKNLISEEHGEKNHPALWKNFALALGSTDKALAKAAALPGTARLVDTFRDICLNEPFYAGLAALHAFESQVPSIAAVKIDGLARFYGMSDPASYEFFSVHQEADVYHSQAEWELIDRFVDTPEKEAEVMAATARACDALWGFLDGVYENYCADLACEDKAAVTLH encoded by the coding sequence ATGACAAACAACGTATCTCTTAAGCATAAGATCGATTCCATCATCACCGCCAAACACCTGCTCAAGCATCCTTTTTACGTGGCTTGGACAGAAGGAAAGCTCACTAAAGAGCAGTTGCGCGGGTATGCCGAACAATATTTCCATAATGTGCTCGCCGAGCCGACTTACTTGAGCGCAGTACATTTTAATACACCGCATTTTCACAGCGAGACCAATAGCGGCGACATCAGCGTAAGGCAGGAAGTGCTCAAGAACCTGATCAGCGAAGAGCACGGCGAGAAAAACCACCCCGCGCTATGGAAGAATTTTGCCTTGGCCCTAGGTTCCACGGATAAGGCCTTGGCAAAGGCAGCAGCTCTGCCGGGGACAGCCAGGCTCGTGGATACATTTCGCGACATCTGCTTGAACGAACCCTTTTACGCAGGTCTGGCCGCCCTGCATGCGTTTGAATCCCAGGTTCCGTCCATTGCCGCGGTCAAGATCGACGGGTTGGCAAGGTTTTATGGCATGAGCGATCCGGCTAGCTATGAGTTCTTTTCCGTACACCAGGAAGCGGACGTATATCATTCGCAAGCTGAGTGGGAGTTGATTGACCGCTTTGTCGATACTCCGGAGAAAGAGGCTGAGGTGATGGCCGCGACCGCCCGGGCATGTGACGCGCTATGGGGTTTTCTGGATGGCGTGTACGAAAATTACTGTGCAGACCTCGCCTGCGAGGATAAGGCCGCGGTTACACTACACTGA
- a CDS encoding YqaA family protein, with protein MDEQSSLLALFTSSFLAATLLPGGSEAVLFGVLTAYPQLYWPALAVASVGNTLGGMSSYAIGRFLPDEKALMQKAKGNMRGLFWVRKYGSPILLLSWVPLIGDLLCVAAGWIRVNWISAMAFMAAGKFLRYWAIAAAMSP; from the coding sequence ATGGATGAGCAATCGAGTCTGCTGGCGCTATTTACCAGCAGCTTTCTCGCGGCCACGTTGCTGCCCGGCGGTTCGGAGGCGGTACTATTCGGCGTATTGACAGCTTATCCGCAGCTTTACTGGCCGGCTTTGGCCGTCGCCTCCGTCGGCAACACTTTGGGTGGAATGAGTTCGTATGCTATCGGGCGCTTTTTACCCGACGAAAAAGCGCTTATGCAAAAGGCCAAGGGGAATATGCGCGGCCTGTTCTGGGTGCGCAAATACGGCAGCCCGATATTGCTGCTGTCGTGGGTGCCGCTCATCGGCGATCTGCTATGTGTCGCGGCGGGGTGGATCCGCGTTAACTGGATCTCCGCGATGGCGTTCATGGCCGCAGGTAAATTCTTACGTTACTGGGCGATCGCGGCAGCGATGAGTCCGTAG
- the grxD gene encoding Grx4 family monothiol glutaredoxin, whose product MNTQEKIKEQVTTHPVVLYMKGTPTAPQCGFSAHAVKVLNACGVNNLFAVDVLAEPEIRQGIKDYSNWPTIPQLYINGEFVGGSDIVSEMYQSGELQKILQGKTS is encoded by the coding sequence ATGAATACCCAGGAAAAGATCAAAGAGCAGGTAACTACGCATCCGGTAGTGCTCTACATGAAAGGCACGCCGACCGCCCCCCAGTGCGGCTTCTCCGCCCATGCGGTCAAGGTTCTTAACGCCTGCGGGGTGAACAATCTTTTTGCGGTGGATGTGCTTGCCGAACCGGAGATACGGCAAGGCATCAAAGACTATTCAAATTGGCCGACTATCCCGCAGCTGTACATCAATGGCGAGTTTGTCGGCGGATCGGATATCGTTAGTGAGATGTACCAGAGCGGTGAACTGCAGAAGATACTTCAGGGTAAGACCAGTTAG
- the prmC gene encoding peptide chain release factor N(5)-glutamine methyltransferase encodes MQITIREALDQARRDIDDIDARMLLQHVLDVGHAHLIAHPARRLTARQAQSFRLLVARRVLGEPVAYLIGKREFYSLSFTVTPAVLIPRPETELLVDLSLERIPIDFSCRVLDLGTGSGAVALAIAKHRPLACITAVDISADAVAIAKINAAQLNARNVRIFEGDWFRELGEERFDLIVSNPPYVAQGDPHLGQGDLRYEPDSALAAGRGGLECIESIVACAPAHLAWKGVLLLEHGYDQAQACRELLSKAGLGGVFSLPDFAGIPRVSGGCLEV; translated from the coding sequence TTGCAGATCACTATTCGCGAAGCGCTAGATCAGGCGCGCAGGGACATCGACGACATCGATGCGCGGATGCTGTTGCAGCACGTGCTGGACGTTGGCCATGCGCATCTCATTGCCCACCCCGCCCGGCGGCTCACAGCGAGGCAAGCACAAAGCTTTCGCCTGTTGGTCGCGCGGCGCGTGCTTGGGGAACCGGTAGCCTATCTGATCGGCAAACGCGAATTTTATAGCCTGAGTTTTACCGTAACCCCGGCAGTGCTCATCCCCCGCCCTGAAACAGAATTACTGGTTGACCTGTCCCTGGAGCGGATTCCCATCGACTTTTCCTGCCGGGTTCTTGATCTGGGAACCGGCAGCGGCGCTGTTGCCTTGGCGATAGCCAAACATCGGCCCCTTGCGTGTATCACCGCGGTGGACATTTCCGCCGATGCCGTTGCTATTGCGAAAATCAACGCCGCTCAGCTCAACGCCAGGAATGTGCGCATTTTTGAGGGAGACTGGTTCCGCGAGCTTGGCGAAGAACGGTTCGATCTCATCGTTTCCAATCCGCCCTACGTCGCACAAGGCGATCCTCATCTCGGCCAGGGTGATTTGCGGTATGAGCCGGACAGCGCGCTGGCGGCAGGTCGCGGTGGCCTTGAGTGCATTGAATCCATTGTCGCCTGCGCTCCCGCTCACCTGGCCTGGAAAGGCGTGCTGTTGCTCGAACATGGCTACGATCAGGCGCAAGCTTGCAGGGAGCTGTTGAGCAAGGCTGGATTGGGTGGAGTGTTCTCTCTTCCCGATTTCGCCGGCATACCGCGTGTCAGCGGTGGCTGTTTGGAAGTTTAA
- the prfA gene encoding peptide chain release factor 1 yields MNKSIAAKLTQLSVRLEELNRLLSSESITANLDNYRKLTRERAEIAPVVELYNAYLQSERDIHTAQEMSSDAEMRDFADAEIRDSREKLVRFSAELQKQLLPKDPNDERNIFLEIRAGTGGDESALFAGDLFRMYARFAERQRWQIEIISQSASEAGGYKEIIAKIIGQGAYSKLKFESGGHRVQRVPATETQGRIHTSACTVAVMPEADEIMDVVLNPAELRIDTYRASGAGGQHINKTDSAVRITHLPTGIVVECQDGRSQHKNKAQAMSVLAARIRDKQTQEQQSKQAATRKSLVGSGDRSGRIRTYNFPQGRITDHRINLTLYKIEQVMDGDLNELCSALMSEHQAEQLAAMAE; encoded by the coding sequence ATGAACAAAAGCATTGCCGCCAAGCTCACGCAGCTCAGCGTGCGCTTGGAAGAATTGAATCGTCTGCTTAGTAGCGAAAGCATTACGGCGAATCTTGATAACTACCGCAAGTTGACGCGTGAACGCGCGGAGATAGCGCCGGTAGTTGAGCTTTACAATGCGTATCTGCAAAGCGAACGTGATATCCATACCGCGCAGGAAATGAGCTCGGATGCGGAAATGCGTGATTTCGCGGATGCCGAGATTCGCGACTCCAGGGAGAAATTGGTGCGATTCAGTGCTGAATTGCAGAAGCAATTGCTTCCGAAGGACCCTAATGACGAGCGCAACATTTTCCTCGAAATTCGCGCCGGTACTGGCGGTGACGAGTCCGCGCTATTTGCGGGCGACCTGTTCCGCATGTATGCGCGTTTTGCCGAACGTCAGCGCTGGCAGATCGAAATAATATCCCAAAGCGCTTCCGAGGCAGGCGGCTACAAGGAAATCATTGCGAAAATCATCGGGCAAGGGGCGTATTCAAAGCTCAAGTTCGAATCGGGTGGTCACAGGGTTCAGCGGGTACCTGCCACTGAGACGCAGGGACGCATTCATACCTCCGCCTGTACCGTTGCGGTGATGCCTGAGGCGGACGAGATAATGGATGTGGTTCTGAACCCGGCCGAGCTGAGGATTGATACGTACCGCGCCTCCGGCGCCGGCGGGCAGCACATCAACAAGACTGATTCCGCCGTTCGCATCACGCATTTGCCCACCGGGATCGTGGTCGAGTGCCAGGATGGACGCTCGCAGCATAAAAACAAGGCACAGGCAATGAGCGTCCTCGCGGCTCGCATCCGTGACAAGCAGACGCAGGAGCAGCAAAGCAAACAGGCTGCCACGCGCAAATCTCTAGTGGGCAGTGGCGATCGGTCCGGGCGTATTCGCACCTACAATTTTCCGCAGGGCCGTATAACAGATCACCGTATCAATCTTACGCTCTACAAGATCGAGCAAGTCATGGATGGGGACTTGAATGAGCTTTGCTCTGCGTTGATGTCCGAGCATCAAGCGGAGCAATTAGCGGCAATGGCGGAGTGA
- the hemA gene encoding glutamyl-tRNA reductase, with protein MQLFAFGINHQTAPLDVREQVSFPADKTEHALRDLVGHHPVREAAIVSTCNRTEVYCSTEKPEEATHWLADFHQMKARDLEPYLYKLPREKAVKHAFRVASGLDSMVLGEPQILGQLKSAVKSAEHAGTLGMMLHKLFQRTFFVAKEVRSSTEIGANSVSMAAAAARLAERIFGDIAEQRVLFIGAGEMIELCASHFAARHPKRVTVANRTAERAQSLASRFNANVITLNELPEQLALHDIVVTCTASTLPILGKGMLERAIKTRKHRPIFVVDLAVPRDVEPEVAELDDVFLYSVDDLGEIVKEGLDSRQGAVAQAEAIIDTNVVNFMHWLESREVVPTIRALRDQAERYRRHELDRAKKLLAKGEDPQKILESLSNGLTNKFLHIPSYALNHAVADERDDLVELINRLYHLHRPE; from the coding sequence ATGCAGTTATTCGCCTTCGGCATTAACCATCAGACCGCGCCACTGGATGTGCGCGAGCAGGTTTCGTTTCCGGCGGATAAAACCGAGCATGCTTTGCGTGATCTTGTCGGGCATCATCCGGTGAGAGAAGCTGCGATTGTTTCCACCTGTAATCGTACCGAGGTGTATTGCAGTACGGAGAAGCCGGAGGAGGCCACGCACTGGCTGGCCGATTTTCATCAGATGAAGGCTCGCGACCTGGAGCCGTATCTTTACAAGTTGCCGCGCGAAAAAGCGGTAAAGCACGCCTTTCGCGTGGCGAGCGGGCTTGATTCGATGGTGCTGGGTGAGCCGCAGATACTGGGGCAATTGAAGAGCGCCGTTAAATCGGCTGAACACGCCGGCACCCTCGGCATGATGCTGCACAAGTTATTTCAGCGCACTTTCTTCGTCGCCAAGGAGGTTCGCAGCTCCACCGAGATTGGCGCTAATTCGGTTTCGATGGCCGCGGCTGCCGCCCGGTTGGCGGAACGGATTTTTGGAGATATCGCAGAGCAGCGGGTGTTATTTATCGGTGCAGGCGAGATGATCGAGCTATGTGCCAGTCATTTCGCCGCGCGTCATCCCAAGCGCGTCACCGTCGCAAACCGCACCGCAGAGCGTGCGCAGTCCCTGGCCAGTCGTTTTAACGCGAACGTAATTACACTCAACGAGTTGCCTGAACAGCTCGCGCTGCATGATATCGTCGTGACATGCACCGCCAGCACGCTTCCCATACTCGGTAAGGGCATGCTTGAGCGCGCAATCAAGACACGAAAGCATCGTCCGATCTTCGTGGTGGACTTGGCTGTTCCGCGGGATGTCGAGCCCGAGGTCGCCGAACTGGATGATGTGTTTCTCTATTCAGTGGATGATCTTGGCGAGATCGTCAAGGAAGGGCTGGATTCCCGTCAGGGAGCGGTGGCGCAGGCCGAGGCGATAATTGACACCAATGTGGTCAATTTCATGCACTGGCTGGAGTCGCGCGAAGTTGTTCCCACCATACGAGCGCTACGCGACCAGGCTGAGCGGTATCGACGCCATGAGTTGGACCGGGCCAAGAAACTTTTGGCAAAAGGCGAAGACCCGCAAAAAATCCTCGAATCGCTGAGTAACGGCTTGACGAACAAGTTCCTGCATATCCCTTCCTACGCGCTCAACCACGCAGTGGCAGACGAGCGTGACGATCTGGTCGAGCTGATCAACCGACTGTACCATCTCCACCGCCCAGAATGA
- the epsA gene encoding XrtB/PEP-CTERM-associated transcriptional regulator EpsA — MDLSTLSPENLDRYYHIITEANSIRRHNELLAWLQGEIQYYLPHEILIAAWGDFAANRISYDIVSALPGVRTEHSTPQALLPLLQGLFNRWVELGKSPYTLGVGESGFLLEGDGLQCSLGKALQAMRSLLVHGLINERSRHDCIYVIFSSERKLHESLGAVQILLPYLDMAFCRVTPLTSPQPQPDQPLLAEQPSGSENPSLSKREVEIMKWVKMGKTNLEIASILDISVFTVKNHLRHIFKVLDVTNRMQAAAKIAKSAKPDD; from the coding sequence ATGGATCTCTCTACCTTATCCCCCGAAAATCTTGACCGTTACTATCACATCATTACCGAAGCGAACAGCATTCGCCGACACAACGAATTGCTCGCGTGGCTTCAGGGAGAAATCCAATACTATTTGCCGCACGAAATCCTGATCGCCGCATGGGGTGATTTCGCGGCTAACCGGATTTCCTACGACATTGTCTCAGCATTGCCCGGGGTCAGAACCGAGCACTCAACTCCGCAAGCGCTGTTGCCCCTGCTGCAGGGGTTGTTTAACCGCTGGGTAGAACTTGGGAAGTCCCCCTACACGCTCGGTGTCGGCGAATCCGGTTTCCTGTTGGAAGGGGATGGTCTTCAGTGTTCCCTGGGTAAGGCATTGCAAGCCATGCGTTCTTTGCTGGTACACGGCCTTATCAATGAACGGTCGCGCCACGACTGCATTTATGTGATTTTCAGCTCAGAAAGAAAGCTGCATGAATCGCTTGGCGCCGTGCAAATCCTGCTGCCTTACCTCGATATGGCGTTTTGCCGAGTTACACCGCTTACGAGCCCTCAGCCCCAACCCGATCAACCCCTGCTTGCAGAGCAACCGAGCGGAAGCGAAAACCCAAGTTTGAGCAAGCGTGAAGTAGAAATCATGAAGTGGGTGAAAATGGGCAAAACAAATCTTGAGATTGCCAGCATTCTGGATATCAGCGTATTCACGGTTAAAAATCACCTGAGGCATATCTTCAAGGTCCTCGATGTTACTAATCGAATGCAGGCCGCCGCAAAAATCGCCAAAAGCGCCAAACCGGATGACTGA
- a CDS encoding PEP-CTERM sorting domain-containing protein, which produces MNVKFKALVAALAFGGSISTASAAGVITDVTVNNGAGGTFELTNLGTDPNVLDLSKAFTSLDQISLTFTVGHTNGGPGNPYVVTETIANNTGQTWLDYHFIITEPTTGGQGVVFTNFNNSTLTGFALDSAPSSGPRNLNFTGELAHQGVATATFSLSPFDPGAGNTATFTLTQVPTIPEPETYAMLLAGLGLMGYMAKRTSRNEKA; this is translated from the coding sequence ATGAACGTAAAATTTAAAGCATTGGTGGCCGCTTTAGCTTTCGGGGGGTCGATTTCCACTGCGTCCGCCGCAGGCGTTATTACCGATGTTACGGTTAACAATGGGGCGGGGGGCACATTTGAGCTTACTAATCTTGGTACTGATCCCAACGTGCTCGATCTTTCCAAAGCCTTTACCAGCCTGGACCAGATCTCGCTGACTTTTACAGTTGGCCACACTAATGGAGGACCGGGGAATCCCTACGTGGTCACAGAGACAATTGCCAACAATACGGGTCAGACCTGGCTCGACTACCACTTCATCATCACTGAACCGACGACGGGAGGTCAAGGAGTCGTTTTTACCAATTTCAACAACTCGACACTGACTGGCTTCGCCCTCGATTCTGCCCCTTCCAGCGGCCCGCGTAACCTCAACTTTACTGGTGAACTGGCGCATCAGGGCGTCGCTACTGCAACGTTTTCACTGAGCCCGTTTGATCCCGGCGCCGGGAACACTGCCACCTTCACACTGACGCAGGTGCCGACGATCCCAGAGCCGGAAACCTACGCGATGCTGCTTGCTGGGCTTGGATTAATGGGGTACATGGCTAAACGCACGAGTAGGAACGAAAAGGCTTAG
- a CDS encoding acyltransferase family protein gives MDALKAIACLSIVAHHLAAYGPMSQIAYPLFSGFIDGVYEYGRMAVPVFFVVAGFLFAGKHAPGGVLLVSHPVQAIKRRYLRLVVPYLAALILAIGCAAVARIWMVHESIPAAVSPFQLLAHALLLQDLLDQEVLSAGIWYVAIDFQLFVSAVMLLWLSRQIQHRHPNLKAGGLILITGLTLASLFVFNRDKSLDETAFYFFGSFGLGF, from the coding sequence GTGGATGCCCTCAAGGCTATCGCCTGCCTATCGATAGTGGCGCACCACTTGGCCGCCTACGGCCCCATGTCGCAGATAGCATACCCCCTGTTCTCCGGCTTTATCGATGGGGTTTACGAATATGGAAGAATGGCTGTCCCCGTTTTTTTTGTTGTTGCGGGCTTTTTATTTGCGGGAAAACACGCGCCCGGTGGCGTACTGCTCGTATCTCACCCCGTTCAGGCCATCAAGCGACGTTACCTTAGGTTGGTAGTGCCATATCTGGCGGCACTGATCCTGGCAATCGGATGCGCAGCGGTTGCAAGAATATGGATGGTGCACGAGTCAATACCCGCCGCGGTTAGTCCTTTCCAGCTTCTGGCACACGCGCTGCTGCTTCAGGACTTACTTGATCAGGAGGTGTTATCCGCCGGTATCTGGTACGTGGCCATTGATTTCCAGCTGTTCGTCAGTGCGGTGATGCTGTTGTGGCTATCACGACAGATCCAGCACCGGCACCCGAACCTTAAAGCAGGCGGCCTAATTCTGATTACGGGTTTGACGCTAGCCTCGCTATTCGTGTTTAACCGGGATAAATCGCTAGATGAAACCGCTTTCTATTTTTTTGGGTCATTCGGTCTCGGATTCTGA
- a CDS encoding NUDIX domain-containing protein, whose product MPKKSAGILPFRRRANCLEVLLLHPGGPFWAKKDLGAWSIAKGEYEESEEPFQAALREFFEETGNRPAGPFLPLSERQQPGGKLVIAWAAESDWDPASLVSNTFRMEWPTGSGRIKEFPEVDRAEWFEISEAVRRIHPGQKGFLVELREKLGEERL is encoded by the coding sequence ATGCCCAAAAAAAGTGCTGGCATTCTCCCCTTCCGCAGACGAGCCAATTGTCTCGAGGTGCTGCTTCTCCACCCGGGCGGTCCATTCTGGGCAAAGAAAGACCTTGGGGCATGGTCAATCGCGAAAGGCGAATACGAGGAAAGCGAAGAGCCTTTTCAGGCCGCGTTACGCGAGTTCTTCGAAGAAACCGGGAATCGGCCAGCCGGGCCGTTTTTGCCGCTTTCAGAGCGCCAACAGCCTGGAGGCAAGCTTGTCATTGCCTGGGCAGCTGAGTCGGATTGGGATCCCGCAAGTCTGGTTTCGAATACTTTCCGCATGGAGTGGCCAACAGGGTCGGGGCGAATCAAGGAGTTTCCCGAGGTGGATCGCGCCGAATGGTTCGAAATATCGGAAGCCGTGCGCCGGATTCATCCGGGGCAGAAAGGCTTTCTTGTTGAACTACGCGAAAAGCTGGGCGAAGAGCGCCTTTAG